In a single window of the Zea mays cultivar B73 chromosome 5, Zm-B73-REFERENCE-NAM-5.0, whole genome shotgun sequence genome:
- the LOC100381416 gene encoding uncharacterized protein isoform X1, giving the protein MQQQQHGGGGGASGGGPAQQFCAQQVEMPLPFSPVGGAGQRISLAEAPSPISSRPPAPAPAQQYDELGPSGAGAVGFDAEGLAAAAAGEDGASGGSAGNRWPRQETLELLKIRSDMDTAFRDATLKAPLWEQVSRKLAEKGYNRSAKKCKEKFENVHKYYKRTKESRAGRNDGKTYRFFTQLEALHGTGAAPASVASQVGPAISGGVSGAARPSSAVRVPAEPLPAVSAGVGMPMTTTVGYPSISTSNTEDDYTDEDDSDDEGTEELVGGGADDQRRKRKRVSDGSGKMMRFFEGLMKHVMDRQEAMQQRFLEAIEKREQDRMIREEAWRRQEMTRLAREQEILAQERSMAASRDAAVLSFIQKITGQTIPMPSIAAPTINAMPPPSHPKPPPPPQPHPTPIASVSPAPPPPQPPASQTPPPQQQKSPMPATPQTPAPQRQSTDIVMTPAETTPHADTQGHEGSGGGATSSRWPKAEVHALIQLRSTLDTRYQETGPKGPLWEEISAGMRGMGYNRNAKRCKEKWENINKYFKKVKESNKKRPEDSKTCPYFHQLDALYRNKAAITSSSGAGAMVHANASSAPQEMVTVTAATPISQTPPPPTQPSQSHHAAKNGGSSNSAGTGTGNGSYASEHGSRGMQTQASNGSAAASMFVGLGGGAASAAKKPEEIMKEMIEQRQPQQPQAVVGGYNRMDGAGSNNMDDDDDDDEDDYDENDNDEDDAGNKMQYEIQFQHHHQHPNVVRSNAGAGGGNPPGTTAPSTAAAPTTTAGSFLGMVQ; this is encoded by the exons atgcagcagcagcagcacgggGGAGGCGGCGGAGCAAGCGGTGGAGGCCCAGCGCAGCAGTTCTGCGCACAGCAGGTGGAGATGCCGCTGCCATTCTCGCCGGTCGGCGGCGCTGGGCAGCGGATCTCGCTGGCGGAGGCACCGTCGCCCATCAGCAGCcggccgccggcgccggcgccggctcaGCAGTATGACGAGCTCGGCCCGTCCGGCGCCGGCGCAGTGGGCTTTGACGCCGAGGGCCTGGCCGCCGCCGCAGCTGGTGAGGATGGCGCCAGCGGCGGCTCGGCGGGCAACCGGTGGCCGCGGCAGGAGACGCTGGAGCTGCTCAAGATCCGGTCGGACATGGACACCGCCTTCCGGGACGCCACCCTCAAGGCCCCCCTCTGGGAGCAGGTCTCCAG GAAGCTGGCTGAGAAAGGGTACAACCGGAGCGCCAAGAAGTGCAAGGAGAAGTTCGAGAACGTGCACAAGTACTACAAGCGCACAAAGGAGAGCCGCGCCGGCCGGAACGACGGCAAGACGTACCGATTCTTCACGCAGCTGGAGGCCCTGCACGGCACCGGAGCGGctcccgcgtcggtggcgtcgcaggTGGGCCCGGCAATCTCCGGCGGGGTGTCCGGGGCAGCCCGGCCGTCGTCGGCCGTGCGCGTGCCTGCCGAGCCGCTGCCTGCGGTGTCGGCCGGCGTGGGAATGCCGATGACGACGACGGTGGGCTACCCGAGCATCTCGACGTCCAACACGGAGGACGACTACACGGACGAGGACGACTCCGACGACGAGGGCACGGAGGAGCTGGTGGGCGGCGGCGCGGACGATCAGCGCAGGAAGAGGAAGAGGGTGTCGGACGGCAGCGGGAAGATGATGAGGTTCTTCGAGGGCCTGATGAAGCATGTGATGGACCGTCAGGAGGCGATGCAGCAGAGGTTCTTGGAGGCCATCGAGAAGCGTGAGCAGGACCGCATGATCCGCGAGGAGGCGTGGCGGCGGCAGGAGATGACTCGCCTAGCGCGCGAGCAGGAGATCCTGGCGCAGGAGCGCTCTATGGCAGCCTCACGCGACGCTGCCGTCCTCTCCTTCATACAGAAGATCACCGGGCAGACCATCCCGATGCCATCCATTGCCGCGCCCACCATCAACGCCATGCCACCGCCGTCGCATccgaagccgccgccgccccctcagCCGCACCCCACACCCATTGCCTCCGTGTCGCCAGCCCCGCCGCCACCGCAACCACCAGCTTCGCAGACTCCGCCCCCGCAGCAGCAGAAGTCGCCAATGCCGGCGACGCCACAAACGCCAGCACCGCAACGGCAAAGCACAGACATTGTTATGACACCGGCCGAGACGACGCCGCACGCCGACACCCAGGGGCACGAGGGGTCCGGTGGCGGCGCGACGTCGTCCCGGTGGCCGAAGGCTGAGGTTCACGCGCTGATACAGCTGCGGAGCACCCTTGACACGCGGTACCAGGAGACCGGGCCCAAAGGGCCCCTCTGGGAGGAGATCTCCGCCGGCATGCGGGGCATGGGTTACAACCGGAACGCGAAGCGGTGCAAGGAGAAGTGGGAGAACATCAACAAGTACTTCAAGAAGGTGAAGGAGAGCAACAAGAAGCGTCCCGAGGACTCCAAGACGTGCCCCTACTTCCACCAGCTCGACGCACTCTACCGCAACAAGGCGGCGATCACCTCATCCTCCGGCGCCGGAGCCATGGTGCACGCTAACGCATCGTCGGCACCGCAGGAGATGGTCACGGTCACGGCCGCGACGCCCATCTCACAGACGCCGCCGCCTCCAACACAGCCTTCCCAGTCCCATCACGCGGCGAagaacggcggcagcagcaactcCGCTGGCACAGGCACTGGGAACGGCAGCTACGCATCAGAGCACGGCTCCAGGGGCATGCAAACGCAGGCGAGCAACGGCAGCGCTGCAGCCAGCATGTTCGTCGGcctcggcggcggcgcggcctcgGCAGCGAAGAAG CCAGAGGAAATCATGAAGGAGATGATAGAGCAGAGGCAGCCGCAGCAGCCGCAGGCGGTGGTAGGCGGCTACAACAGAATGGACGGCGCGGGCAGCAACAatatggacgacgacgacgacgacgatgaagacgactACGATGAGAACGATAACGACGAAGATGACGCCGGCAACAAAATGCAGTACGAGATCCAGTTCCAGCACCACCATCAGCATCCGAACGTTGTCAGGTCGAACGCCGGCGCCGGTGGTGGCAACCCGCCCGGCACCACCGCGCCCAGCACGGCTGCGGCCCCGACAACAACAGCCGGATCTTTCTTGGGCATGGTCCAGTGA